Proteins encoded together in one Quercus lobata isolate SW786 chromosome 3, ValleyOak3.0 Primary Assembly, whole genome shotgun sequence window:
- the LOC115980953 gene encoding uncharacterized protein LOC115980953, producing the protein MTGDRSLFKVFESKNGGDVTFSDGRKSQIKGKGAISLLGLPDIGNVLYVDEDDELIVAQVYVDDIIFWSTKDKLAHYFSKLMQAEFEINMIGELNHFLGLQICQQESGIFISQSKYAKNLVKMFGLEFASSVRTPMSSNLKFTVDLLEKNVDSSLYESMISSLLYLTASSLDIVTVWECVLNVRLIPKSLI; encoded by the exons ATGACTGGAGACCGATCTCTCTTTAAGGTTTTCGAGTCTAAGAATGGTGGTGATGTCACTTTCAGTGATGGGAGAAAATCACAGATTAAAGGAAAGGGAGCCATCTCTCTACTTGGACTGCCAGACATTGGAAATGTGCTATATGTAgat GAAGATGACGAGTTGATAGTtgctcaagtctatgttgatgatatcatcttttGGTCGACAAAGGATAAACTTGCTCATTATTTCTCCAAACTCATGCAAGCTGAGTTCGAGATAAATATGATTGGAGAGTTGAATCACTTCCTTGGGTTGCAGATCTGTCAGCAAGAGTCAGGTATATTCATATCTCAATCCAAATATGCTAAAAATCTTGTGAAAATGTTTGGTTTGGAATTTGCTAGTTCTGTTAGAACCCCCATGAGCTCAAATCTTAAATTCACTGTTGatttattggaaaaaaatgTTGATTCTTCTCTATATGAAAGCATGATAAgtagtcttctttaccttactgcTAGTAGCCTTGACATAGTTACAGTGTGGGAGTGTGTGCTAAATGTCAGGCTAATCCCAAAGAGTCTCATATAA